From Vogesella sp. XCS3, the proteins below share one genomic window:
- a CDS encoding Mor transcription activator family protein — translation MRIIQLEGKAMTTVGKFTRTGLARRRGPEVLAHLGAVLADRLEKEGVSSAKASEIALNIMGDLRVEFGGQNIYFPQGKNEKVEAKAAELFDKFSAGTSIEELAFEYQHSIQWIYKLIADERAKRKAERDEAREAQRAKEHERWKREN, via the coding sequence ATGCGGATTATTCAGTTGGAGGGAAAAGCGATGACAACAGTGGGGAAATTCACAAGAACTGGCCTTGCGAGAAGACGCGGCCCGGAGGTTTTGGCGCACCTTGGGGCTGTCCTGGCGGACCGCCTGGAGAAAGAGGGGGTGTCTTCAGCAAAGGCCAGCGAAATCGCGCTGAACATCATGGGTGATCTACGCGTGGAATTTGGCGGACAGAATATTTACTTCCCTCAAGGGAAAAATGAAAAAGTGGAAGCAAAAGCCGCAGAACTATTCGACAAATTTTCGGCTGGAACGTCCATTGAGGAACTGGCATTTGAATATCAGCACAGCATCCAATGGATTTACAAACTGATTGCCGATGAACGTGCCAAACGAAAAGCTGAACGTGATGAAGCACGGGAAGCGCAACGCGCTAAAGAGCATGAGCGGTGGAAGCGCGAGAACTGA
- a CDS encoding phage protein Gp27 family protein: MARSFRVSGLPPDILAQLRQRLIASQFSQYAQHAAWLQKQGFTVSKSAIHRFAVANAANLQTVDEGRGKMDVETRLRCLDIASRQTANEAETLARADAFLRWVRGA; encoded by the coding sequence ATGGCTAGATCATTTCGCGTGAGCGGGCTGCCGCCTGACATTCTGGCGCAGTTGCGGCAGCGGCTGATTGCCAGTCAGTTCAGCCAGTACGCACAGCACGCCGCGTGGCTACAAAAGCAAGGCTTCACGGTGTCCAAGTCGGCCATCCATCGCTTCGCTGTGGCGAATGCGGCCAACCTCCAAACGGTGGATGAAGGGCGCGGCAAAATGGATGTAGAAACGCGGCTGCGCTGCCTGGACATCGCCAGCCGCCAGACGGCCAACGAGGCCGAAACCCTTGCCCGCGCCGATGCTTTTTTGCGCTGGGTGCGCGGTGCGTGA
- the secA gene encoding preprotein translocase subunit SecA, translated as MISTLLKKVFGSRNERLLKQYRQVANRINGMEDAMKALSDEQLAAKTTEFKERHAKGESLDALLPEAFAVCREASRRVLNMRHFDVQLIGGMVLHHGKIAEMRTGEGKTLVGTLPVYLNAIAGKGVHVITVNDYLASRDAGIMQKLYNFLGLSVGVNLSQMQHDHKKMAYACDITYGTNNEFGFDYLRDNMVFSLHEKVQRELNFAVVDEVDSILIDEARTPLIISGPAEDNVDMYRAMNAVPPLLKKQEAEDGEGDYWVDEKAHSVLLSEAGHEHAEAILTQMGLLAEGDSLYSAANITLMHHLNAALKAHALFHLDQHYVVQDGEVVIVDEFTGRLMAGRRWSDGLHQAVEAKEGVQVNRENQTLASITFQNYFRLYSKLAGMTGTADTEAYEFQNIYALETVVIPTNRPMIRQDHQDKIYRSAREKYNAIISDIKDCVSRGQPVLVGTTSIENSELMSQLLTQADIAHNVLNAKEHAREAEIVVQAGRPGIVTVATNMAGRGTDIVLGGNPEPEIKAIQADDSLSDAEKNSRIAAIRAEWQVRHDAVLAAGGLYIIGTERHESRRIDNQLRGRSGRQGDAGASRFYLSLEDPLLRIFAGDRVAMIMDKLKMPDGEAIEHPWVSRSIENAQRKVEGRNFDIRKQLLEYDDVANDQRKVIYQQRNEILEDQDVAAIITHMREGVLSDVVDLHMPPDSMEEQWDLPGLERTLESEFQLHAPVAQWMQAEQTLDIPDIKQRILDLAAAGYAEKVALANEESMRQFEHGLVLQMLDNHWREHLAAMDHLRQGIHLRGYAQKNPKQEYKREAFELFSDMLERVKRGVVSVLMTVQVRSEEDMEAVAPHEVAGIEMHHDDAPSATEGNPFSPEALASQGLRVGRNDPCPCGSGQRYKQCHGKLA; from the coding sequence ATGATTTCGACGCTTCTCAAGAAAGTATTCGGCAGCCGCAATGAACGACTGCTCAAGCAATATCGCCAGGTCGCCAACCGTATCAACGGTATGGAAGACGCCATGAAGGCACTGTCGGACGAACAGCTGGCGGCCAAAACCACCGAATTCAAAGAGCGTCACGCCAAAGGCGAAAGCCTGGATGCCCTGCTGCCTGAAGCGTTTGCCGTGTGCCGCGAGGCCTCGCGCCGTGTACTGAACATGCGCCACTTCGACGTACAGCTGATCGGCGGCATGGTGCTGCACCATGGCAAGATTGCCGAGATGCGTACCGGCGAGGGCAAAACCCTGGTAGGTACCCTGCCGGTATACCTGAACGCCATCGCAGGCAAGGGCGTGCACGTGATTACCGTGAACGACTACCTGGCCAGCCGCGACGCCGGCATCATGCAAAAGCTGTACAACTTCCTGGGCCTGAGCGTGGGCGTGAACCTGTCGCAAATGCAGCACGACCATAAAAAAATGGCCTACGCCTGCGACATTACCTACGGCACCAACAACGAATTCGGCTTCGATTACCTGCGCGACAACATGGTGTTCAGCCTGCACGAGAAAGTGCAGCGCGAGCTGAACTTTGCCGTAGTGGACGAAGTGGACTCCATCCTGATCGACGAAGCGCGTACCCCGCTGATCATCTCCGGCCCGGCCGAAGACAACGTGGACATGTACCGCGCCATGAACGCCGTACCGCCGCTGCTGAAAAAACAAGAAGCCGAAGACGGCGAAGGCGATTACTGGGTGGACGAAAAAGCGCACAGCGTGCTGCTGTCCGAAGCCGGCCACGAGCACGCCGAAGCCATCCTCACCCAGATGGGCCTGCTGGCAGAAGGCGACAGCCTGTACTCTGCGGCCAACATCACCCTGATGCACCACCTGAACGCCGCGCTGAAAGCACACGCCCTGTTCCACCTGGACCAGCACTACGTGGTACAGGACGGCGAAGTGGTGATCGTGGACGAATTTACCGGCCGCCTGATGGCAGGCCGCCGCTGGTCTGATGGTCTGCACCAGGCGGTAGAAGCCAAGGAAGGCGTACAGGTAAACCGCGAAAACCAGACCCTGGCGTCCATTACCTTCCAGAACTACTTCCGCCTGTACAGCAAGCTGGCCGGCATGACCGGTACTGCCGATACCGAGGCCTACGAGTTCCAGAACATCTACGCGCTGGAAACCGTGGTGATCCCGACCAACCGCCCGATGATCCGCCAGGACCACCAGGACAAGATCTACCGCTCGGCACGCGAGAAGTACAACGCCATCATCAGCGATATCAAAGACTGCGTCAGCCGCGGCCAACCTGTGCTGGTAGGTACTACCAGCATTGAAAACTCCGAGCTGATGTCGCAGCTGCTGACCCAGGCCGACATCGCACACAACGTGCTGAACGCCAAGGAACACGCGCGCGAAGCCGAGATCGTGGTACAAGCCGGCCGCCCCGGCATTGTCACCGTCGCCACCAACATGGCCGGCCGTGGTACCGATATCGTGCTGGGTGGTAACCCAGAGCCGGAAATCAAGGCCATCCAGGCGGACGACAGCCTGAGCGACGCCGAAAAAAACAGCCGCATCGCCGCCATCCGTGCCGAATGGCAAGTACGCCACGACGCGGTACTGGCCGCCGGCGGCCTGTACATCATCGGTACCGAGCGCCACGAGTCGCGCCGTATCGACAACCAGCTGCGTGGCCGCTCCGGCCGCCAGGGCGACGCCGGCGCCAGCCGCTTCTACCTGAGCCTGGAAGACCCGCTGCTGCGCATCTTTGCCGGCGATCGCGTGGCCATGATCATGGACAAGCTGAAAATGCCGGATGGCGAAGCCATCGAGCACCCGTGGGTATCTCGCTCTATCGAAAACGCCCAACGCAAGGTAGAAGGCCGCAACTTCGACATCCGCAAACAGCTGCTGGAATACGATGACGTAGCCAACGACCAGCGCAAAGTGATCTACCAGCAGCGTAACGAAATCCTGGAAGACCAGGACGTGGCCGCCATCATCACCCACATGCGCGAAGGCGTGCTCAGCGACGTGGTCGACCTGCACATGCCACCGGATTCCATGGAAGAACAGTGGGATCTGCCAGGCCTGGAGCGCACGCTGGAAAGCGAATTCCAGCTGCACGCCCCGGTAGCCCAGTGGATGCAGGCCGAACAGACGCTGGATATCCCCGACATCAAGCAACGCATTCTGGACCTGGCTGCTGCCGGCTACGCCGAAAAAGTGGCACTGGCCAACGAAGAATCCATGCGCCAGTTCGAGCACGGCCTGGTACTGCAGATGCTGGACAACCACTGGCGCGAACACCTGGCCGCCATGGACCACCTGCGTCAAGGCATCCACCTGCGCGGCTACGCACAGAAGAACCCGAAGCAGGAATACAAGCGCGAAGCCTTCGAGCTGTTCTCCGATATGCTGGAGCGTGTAAAACGCGGTGTGGTCAGCGTGCTGATGACGGTGCAGGTACGCAGCGAGGAAGACATGGAGGCCGTAGCGCCGCACGAAGTGGCCGGCATAGAAATGCACCACGACGACGCCCCGAGCGCCACCGAAGGCAACCCGTTCTCGCCGGAAGCCCTGGCCTCGCAAGGCCTGCGTGTGGGCCGTAACGACCCTTGCCCGTGCGGCAGCGGCCAACGTTACAAGCAATGCCACGGCAAGCTGGCCTGA